Proteins from a genomic interval of Falco rusticolus isolate bFalRus1 chromosome 7, bFalRus1.pri, whole genome shotgun sequence:
- the DET1 gene encoding DET1 homolog isoform X2, producing the protein MDHDAPTIRPRRIQNQNVIHRLECRRISSGKAGTHWHQVRVFHQNVFPNFTVVNVEKPPCFLRKFSPDGRYFIAFSSDQTSLEIYEYQGCQAAEDLLQGYEGEILANGNDQRSVNIRGRLFERFFVLLHITNVASNGEHLNRECSLFTDDCRYVIVGSAAYLPEEPHPPFFEVYRNSESVTPNPRSPLEDYSLHIIDLHTGRLCDTRTFKCDKVILSHNQGLYLYKNILAILSVQQQTIHVFQVTPEGTFIDVRTIGRFCYEDDLLTLSAVYPEVQRDTQTGMANPYKEPFINSLKHRLLVYLWRRAEQDGSAIAKRRFFQYFDQLRQLRMWKMQLLDENHLFIKYTSEDVVTLRVTDPSQPSFFVVYNMVTTEVIAVFENTSDELLELFENFCDLFRNATLHSEAVQFPCSASSNNFARQIQRRFKDTIVNAKYGGHTEAVRRLLGQLPISAQSYSGSPYLDLSLFSYDDKWVSVMERPKTCGDHPISFTTCQAWAEAALALPGGLTEPLLLAVHRDP; encoded by the exons ATGGACCATGACGCCCCCACAATCAGGCCTCGCCGCATCCAGAACCAGAATGTCATCCACCGCCTGGAGTGCCGCCGGATCAGCTCAGGCAAAGCCGGCACCCACTGGCACCAAGTCCGCGTCTTCCACCAGAATGTCTTCCCCAACTTCACTGTGGTCAACGTGGAGAagccaccctgcttcttgcGCAAGTTCTCCCCTGACGGTCGCTACTTCATTGCCTTCTCCTCTGACCAGACCTCTCTGGAGATCTACGAGTATCAAGGCTGCCAGGCGGCGGAAGACCTCCTGCAAGGCTATGAGGGAGAGATCCTGGCCAACGGCAATGACCAAAGATCTGTCAACATCCGGGGGCGGCTCTTTGAACGCTTCTTTGTCCTGCTCCATATCACCAATGTGGCCTCCAATGGGGAGCACTTGAACCGGGAGTGCAGCTTGTTCACTGATGACTGTCGATACGTGATTGTTGGCTCTGCCGCGTACCTGCCCGAGGAGCCTCATCCTCCCTTCTTCGAGGTTTACCGCAACAGTGAGTCGGTAACGCCTAATCCCCGGTCCCCCTTGGAGGATTATTCCTTGCATATCATAGACCTCCACACAGGTAGACTTTGTGACACACGGACTTTCAAATGTGACAAAGTCATTCTGTCTCACAACCAGGGGCTGTACCTCTATAAGAATATCTTGGCCATTctctctgtgcagcagcagacTATTCACGTCTTTCAGGTAACACCTGAGGGTACATTCATTGATGTACGGACTATCGGCCGCTTCTGCTATGAGGACGATCTCCTGACTCTGTCTGCGGTGTATCCCGAGGTGCAGCGGGATACTCAGACAGGGATGGCCAACCCCTACAAAGAGCCCTTCATAAACTCTTTGAAGCACAGGCTGCTGGTGTACCTGTGGAGAAGGGCCGAGCAGGATGGAAGCGCTATAGCAAAAAGAAGGTTCTTCCAGTACTTTGATCAGTTAAGGCAGCTCCGCATGTGGAAGATGCAGCTTCTGGATGAAAACCATCTGTTTATCAAATACACTAGCGAAGATGTGGTCACGCTGCGGGTGACGGATCCTTCCCAG CcttcattttttgttgtgtACAACATGGTGACCACAGAGGTTATTGCTGTATTCGAGAATACATCTGATGAGCTGCTGGAACTGTTTGAGAACTTCTGTGACCTCTTCAGGAATGCCACCCTGCACAGTGAGGCGGTCCAGTTCCCCTGCTCAGCTTCCAGCAACAACTTTGCCAGGCAGATCCAGCGCCG GTTCAAAGACACTATTGTGAATGCCAAGTATGGAGGGCACACGGAGGCCGTGCGGAGGCTGCTGGGCCAGCTCCCGATCAGCGCCCAGTCGTACAGTGGCAGCCCGTACCTCGACCTCTCCCTTTTCAGCTATGATGACAAGTGGGTGTCAGTCATGGAGCGGCCCAAGACCTGCGGTGATCACCCTATAAG
- the LOC119151666 gene encoding apoptosis-enhancing nuclease-like encodes MQIIPPGQPMGRQGAWLRRDLPGHVSAAASGPDTWEPRWVGAGGGMPPGKGQMTSLLPAPKVSAPTPGPAAGGCARPPEGPSSPQGRSKKKSRKHQRFMERRALLEQKGLLSPRRRQSSQAPARSALPKADGTRAPRCGKVPKPKQVISTSLSPSASPDSIARHHSMLLSQGNGSCKGVRMSSPLLRPGKYVAIDCEMVGTGPQGRLSELARCSVVNYEGDVIYDKYVRPELPIVDYRTRWSGITKQHMKSAIPFKTAQAEILKILKDKIVVGHAIHNDFQALKYFHPKDRTRDTSQSPVLNQRAGLPGRASISLKSLARQLLQKKIQVSCKGHSSVEDARTAMELYRLVEVQWETELARSLPPRPPSPIEDPTADSIQYMDDQYWPTDLMTSSL; translated from the exons ATGCAAATCATCCCTCCGGGACAGCCAATGGGAAGGCAGGGGGCGTGGCTACGACGGGACTTGCCCGGGCATGTGAGCGCGGCCGCTTCCGGACCGGACACGTGGGAGCCGCGCTGGGTCGGGGCAGGCGGCG GGATGCCTCCCGGCAAAGGGCAGATGACctcgctgctgcctgccccgAAGGTCTCAGCGCCCACCCCtggccccgccgcggggggctgTGCTCGGCCCCCCGAGGGACCCAGCTCGCCGCAGGGTCGCAGCAAGAAGAAGAGCCGTAAGCACCAGCGGTTCATGGAGCGCCGGGcgctgctggagcagaagggGCTGCTGAGCCCCCGCAGGCGCCAGAGCAGCCAGGCCCCTGCACGCAGCGCGCTCCCCAAGGCAGACGGCACCAGGGCACCGCGCTGCGGGAAGGTCCCCAAGCCCAAACAGGTCATCTccacatccctgtccccatccgCCTCTCCGGACAGCATAGCCAGGCACCACTCCATGCTCCTGTCCCAGGGGAATGGCAGCTGCAAGGGGGTGCGAATGTCCTCCCCGCTCCTGCGCCCGGGCAAGTACGTGGCCATCGACTGTGAGATGGTGGGCACTGGTCCTCAGGGCAGGCTGAGCGAGCTGGCACGGTGCTCTGTGGTGAACTATGAGGGCGACGTCATCTATGACAAGTATGTCCGGCCCGAGCTCCCCATTGTGGACTACCGGACACGCTGGAGTGGCATCACCAAGCAGCACATGAAGAGTGCGATTCCCTTCAAGACTGCCCAGGCAGAG ATCCTGAAAATCTTGAAAGACAAGATTGTGGTAGGACACGCCATCCACAATGACTTCCAAGCCCTGAAGTACTTCCACCCGAAAGACAGGACCCGAGACACCAGCCAGAGCCCTGTGCTGAACcagagggcagggctgcccggCAGGGCCAGCATCTCACTGAAGAGCCTGGCCAGGCAACTGCTACAGAAAAAGATCCAG GTCAGCTGCAAAGGGCACTCATCGGTGGAGGATGCTCGGACGGCCATGGAGCTGTACAGACTGGTAGAGGTGCAGTGGGAGACAGAGCTGGCCCGCAGCCTGCCCCCtcggccccccagccccatcgAAGATCCCACCGCTGACAGCATCCAGTACATGGATGACCAGTACTGGCCCACAGACCTGATGACAAGCAGTCTGTGA